One segment of Carya illinoinensis cultivar Pawnee chromosome 1, C.illinoinensisPawnee_v1, whole genome shotgun sequence DNA contains the following:
- the LOC122293042 gene encoding uncharacterized protein LOC122293042: MELPYSSYSPPSSSSTTYFSKKPKIPTQPFHSSSLHTVRKSVAKPWKKPVAPLPPTPPRIYKVDPINFRDVVQKLTGAVELDRSVAPPPLEVGSKSTFCAVEYQQDFAPGALERKQGQKVSTENKEATLSLGMNMSPSSQNWFSFPLFSPGSLSTLEHSTVL, from the coding sequence ATGGAATTACCTTATTCTTCTTACTCACCtccttcctcctcctccacgACATACTTCTCAAAGAAACCAAAGATCCCAACACAGCCATTTCATTCCTCATCTCTCCATACGGTTCGAAAGTCTGTAGCAAAGCCGTGGAAGAAGCCAGTGGCGCCACTGCCTCCAACACCCCCTCGAATATACAAGGTGGATCCTATTAACTTTCGGGACGTTGTCCAAAAGCTCACTGGTGCAGTCGAGTTAGATCGGTCTGTGGCTCCACCTCCACTCGAAGTAGGTTCGAAATCAACTTTCTGTGCAGTGGAGTACCAGCAGGACTTCGCACCAGGGGCACTGGAAAGGAAACAAGGACAGAAAGTGTCGACTGAGAATAAAGAGGCAACGCTTTCCCTTGGCATGAATATGTCGCCGTCTTCTCAGAATTGGTTTTCTTTTCCTCTATTCAGTCCAGGAAGTCTTTCCACTTTGGAACACAGCACGGTTCTTTAG